The genomic stretch ACCCAATCGGCAAAAAGCACAAGTGACACACGATCCAGAATACAAAGCAGTATAAAAGTAGCGATCACGGGAAACACGGCCATCGTGACAGGGTTCACGATTGTGGATCGTGGCCCCACTCCTACCAAGTATCATTTTATGAGAACTTATGTGGAGATAGAAGGGAAATGCCTGTTGACGGGAAATCATACGATGGCTATTCCTGAAGGCGAACAAGACTAATCCCTACCATTCCAAAATATTTTTCATGAAATAGTGAAATATATAATATTTCATTTTACTTTGTACCTCAAAGTACTTTTAGATATGAGAAAACCGGAACAAGAACTTGCCGAAATCAAATCCATGATGGAGCGGAGCACCCGCTTTCTGTCCCTCAGTGGACTTTCTGGAATTCTAGCAGGCACCTATGCACTTATTGCTGTTGGGATGGCATATGCCTGGATTTATTATCCTAATCCACCTTACGGATTCCGAACTACTTATATCTTGGATATGGGCACGCTCACCAAGCTAGTTGTTACAGCATGCGTAGTTTTGGTAATTTCTATTGCCACTGCCTTGATCTTAAGTCAGCAAAAGAGTCAAAGAAATTCCAGTAAAATATGGAGTCCGGTTGGCAAACGGTTTATAAAAGCATTACTAATACCTCTTTTGATAGGCGGTTTCTTTTGCATCGCCCTCTTTCTCCGGGGATACACCATCATCATTGCCCCAGCCACGTTGATTTTTTATGGTTTGGCGTTAATAAATGCTTCACATTTCACACTTAGCGATATAAAATACCTTGGCTACTGCGAATTAGTATTAGGAGTACTTTCAGCTTTCTTTCCAGGCTACGGGCTTATTTTTTGGGCTTTAGGTTTTGGAGTGCTACACATCATCTATGGTACTATGATGTACTATAAATACGATAGATAAGGTGAAGGGGAATTACGATAAGGCATTTGAGAATGTGGTCAGACTCCGCGTGATGTCCATCTTGATGGTCAATGCAGAGTATGACTTTAATTCCTTTAAGGAAATCTTGGAGGTCACAGATGGTAATCTGGCTTCCCATCTGAAAAACCTCGAAAAACAGGAATACATCAAAGTCAATAAATCTTTTGTAGGAAGAAAGCCGATGACCAATTATTCAGCAACCAAAGCGGGCAAGCAGGCCTTTCAAGAGCATCTGGAGTTCCTGGAAAATTTGATTAAGGAAAACAAAAGCTAAAAAAATTTATCCATTTACTTTGAAATGCAAAGTACTTTCTAAACTAATGAAATATGAAAACAAAAATCAAATTTCTACAAGGCATCAAAGCAAAACCTGCAATTATCGCAGGTATCATCGGAGCGGGAATTCCGCTATCATGGCTCAGTTTCATTATCCTGACAAAAGAAGAGCTCTTCGAAACCTGGATGTTGATTCCACTGACATTTATTCCTATTGGCGGAATTTTCGGAGGATTATTCTTCTACCTGATGGGCTTTATCTGGTTTCCTACAGGAGGAAAAAAGCTCGCAGCCATCGTGTTCAGTGTCCTTATTTACTTCATCACAATCTGGATCTCTGCTGTCTTGG from Algoriphagus sp. NG3 encodes the following:
- a CDS encoding transcriptional regulator; amino-acid sequence: MKGNYDKAFENVVRLRVMSILMVNAEYDFNSFKEILEVTDGNLASHLKNLEKQEYIKVNKSFVGRKPMTNYSATKAGKQAFQEHLEFLENLIKENKS